A genomic segment from uncultured Marinifilum sp. encodes:
- a CDS encoding histidine kinase, whose protein sequence is MKKNIRFIIVSPILGVLFYVLVFYSYTGELPDAEYKFIGYLPSAIFGLWAGVSALLIGKYLNRIVSWRQQYAIRFIVQCGILYLLGLVLIAIYSEMFLISIRKELTYTQFYLIFKDEIFKTFLILILMVIVYCIIDFVIYSYNQMREEQIRSVELMNNQLNLQFEALKSQLNPHFLFNSLNTISSLLYEDTKVAEKFIRMFAESYRFIFNQNNKALIPLRKEINFVEAYNYLLQTRFREAYKLKINISDEVLETYVPPLSVQMLVENAIKHNMISQTTPLSVEIENDNNYLSIKNNINPLKEQAESFHIGIDNIKKRYSFFTDNSILLDKNEHFKVSLPLISQAVTN, encoded by the coding sequence GTGAAAAAGAATATCAGATTTATCATAGTTAGTCCGATTTTAGGAGTGCTTTTTTATGTATTGGTATTTTATAGCTATACAGGAGAGCTTCCTGATGCAGAATATAAATTTATTGGATATCTGCCAAGTGCAATATTTGGTTTATGGGCTGGTGTGTCGGCACTTTTAATAGGTAAATATTTAAATCGAATTGTAAGTTGGCGTCAACAATATGCAATAAGGTTTATAGTGCAATGCGGTATTTTATATTTGCTTGGGCTCGTTTTGATTGCCATATACTCAGAAATGTTTCTTATTTCTATTCGTAAGGAACTTACTTATACTCAGTTTTATTTAATATTTAAGGATGAGATATTTAAAACTTTTCTGATACTAATATTAATGGTTATAGTGTACTGCATTATCGACTTTGTTATTTATTCATATAACCAGATGCGTGAAGAGCAGATACGTTCGGTAGAGCTAATGAATAATCAGTTGAATCTTCAGTTTGAGGCTTTAAAATCACAATTAAATCCTCATTTTTTGTTTAATTCATTAAATACAATATCCTCATTACTATACGAAGATACTAAGGTGGCAGAGAAATTTATTCGCATGTTTGCCGAAAGTTATCGCTTTATATTTAATCAGAATAATAAGGCATTAATTCCGCTACGTAAGGAAATAAATTTTGTGGAAGCCTATAATTATTTGTTGCAAACACGTTTTCGAGAGGCTTATAAGTTAAAAATAAATATTTCGGATGAGGTATTAGAAACTTATGTACCACCGCTTTCGGTTCAGATGTTAGTGGAAAATGCAATTAAACACAATATGATATCGCAAACTACGCCTTTGTCGGTCGAAATTGAAAACGACAATAATTATTTAAGTATAAAGAATAATATTAACCCATTAAAAGAGCAAGCAGAATCATTTCATATTGGAATTGATAACATTAAAAAGAGATACTCTTTTTTTACAGACAATTCTATTTTACTGGATAAAAATGAGCATTTTAAAGTGAGTTTGCCATTAATTTCACAAGCCGTAACTAATTGA
- a CDS encoding histidine kinase: MKVSYLNNVLYRILIPPVVSVLVYLLMLLVFDRLSEISNNFSPEELFFLMFVTFFLFESYRFWIRKIENIGYLENRLLVRSLILYAGSLLITFIVVFLCISLYYRYFIGLSNFSAEFTSFFIVFVLLGILFHLFYLSILFLDRQSSLILKKEEINRQNIEFELEVFKNKLNPEFLYESLESLICMIRKNDVEYAEEYIDNLALFYRKIIGSRYSEIVCLNQEMIKVNNYLKIRNYRYSNNFIINWKLVSAKEINVVPNMILQIIQLIMRIQS; this comes from the coding sequence ATGAAAGTTAGTTATTTAAATAATGTATTGTATCGTATTCTAATTCCGCCAGTAGTTTCGGTGTTGGTGTATTTATTAATGCTATTGGTGTTCGATCGATTGTCCGAGATAAGTAATAATTTTAGTCCCGAAGAGTTATTTTTTTTAATGTTTGTTACTTTTTTTCTATTTGAATCATACAGGTTTTGGATAAGAAAAATTGAGAATATTGGCTATTTAGAAAATCGTTTATTAGTGCGATCTTTAATCTTATATGCGGGAAGTTTGTTAATTACATTTATTGTAGTGTTTTTATGTATTTCGCTGTATTATAGGTATTTTATAGGTTTAAGTAATTTTTCGGCCGAGTTTACCTCATTTTTTATTGTATTTGTTTTGCTTGGTATCTTATTTCATTTATTCTATTTAAGTATCCTTTTTTTAGATCGCCAAAGTTCACTTATATTAAAAAAAGAAGAAATAAACAGACAAAATATCGAATTTGAATTAGAGGTGTTTAAAAATAAGTTGAACCCTGAATTTTTGTACGAATCTTTAGAGAGCCTTATTTGCATGATTAGAAAAAATGATGTTGAATATGCAGAAGAGTATATTGATAATTTAGCATTATTTTATAGAAAAATTATTGGTAGTAGATATTCCGAAATTGTTTGTTTAAATCAAGAGATGATTAAAGTAAATAACTACCTTAAAATTAGGAACTACAGATACTCGAATAATTTTATTATCAATTGGAAGCTTGTATCAGCTAAGGAAATAAATGTTGTGCCTAACATGATTTTACAGATAATTCAATTAATAATGCGAATCCAGAGTTAA